One Cohnella candidum genomic region harbors:
- a CDS encoding N-acetylglucosamine kinase codes for MSYLLAVDQGSSKTVAVVGDSAGSILGFGYAGGACHASDGMDTAMAMVRQACDQAMLQAGVTAENISLLVGGLTGADWEHEYGMLEDALIRAIGVPSVRVHNDCVIAQRGGTDAGHSIVLCAGTAFNAAVQTPDGNRFIYGYYVNDEDMGGTSLGKAAVVAVCNAHVGIGPQTLLTDIVLQYYRVSSVDELLFRRIEGKLQPYKNAAPLLFEAVKAGDPAAIDILEQHGKSLTRYALAGLQRIGESSLRTDVVLSGSIFKAEDRLLQTVIAETLAKEAPHANVVDALYEPVVGAYLLGLDSIHGAAFPLKNERLQESAARFGLFRLTNNKEEGVIP; via the coding sequence TCGCCGTCGTGGGAGATTCCGCGGGCAGCATCCTCGGCTTCGGGTATGCCGGGGGGGCGTGCCACGCCAGCGACGGCATGGATACCGCGATGGCCATGGTCAGGCAGGCTTGCGATCAAGCGATGCTGCAGGCCGGCGTCACGGCTGAAAATATCTCACTGCTCGTCGGCGGACTGACCGGCGCGGATTGGGAGCATGAATACGGAATGCTGGAGGACGCCTTGATCCGCGCGATCGGCGTCCCTTCCGTTCGCGTCCATAATGACTGCGTGATCGCGCAGCGGGGCGGCACCGATGCCGGGCACAGCATCGTGCTATGCGCCGGTACGGCTTTCAACGCCGCGGTGCAAACGCCGGACGGGAACCGTTTTATTTACGGCTATTATGTCAACGACGAAGATATGGGCGGCACCTCGCTCGGGAAAGCCGCGGTCGTGGCGGTATGCAACGCGCATGTCGGGATCGGCCCGCAGACGCTCTTGACCGATATCGTGCTCCAGTATTACCGCGTTTCCTCGGTTGACGAGCTCCTGTTCCGGCGGATCGAAGGAAAGCTTCAGCCCTACAAGAACGCCGCGCCGCTTCTGTTCGAAGCGGTGAAAGCGGGAGATCCGGCGGCGATCGATATCTTGGAGCAGCACGGCAAATCCCTGACGCGTTACGCTTTAGCCGGTCTGCAGCGGATCGGCGAATCGTCCCTGCGCACCGACGTCGTGCTGTCGGGAAGCATTTTCAAGGCGGAGGATCGGCTGCTGCAAACGGTGATCGCCGAGACGCTGGCCAAGGAAGCGCCGCACGCGAACGTCGTCGACGCCCTGTACGAGCCGGTGGTCGGAGCTTATCTGCTCGGCCTGGATAGCATTCATGGCGCCGCGTTCCCCCTGAAAAATGAGAGATTGCAGGAGAGTGCGGCCCGGTTCGGTTTGTTCCGGTTGACGAATAACAAGGAAGAAGGGGTCATCCCGTGA
- a CDS encoding SIS domain-containing protein, with amino-acid sequence MSTRMRQEILDTREVCLAFARSDRSRFERSNRELRARGQVILMGTGASLNACKVSQYAFMKEAGILPHVMPASDVSLLENVADRDTLVILVSQSGASYETKVAVEFLKRHGVTVWGITNIGDSPLALQADETFLMNAGEEVSSATKTYAATLLILYAMAAGGSDAFLRRLAELPRAVEETLAVSESKIAAWAEVLGKRDKFYVLGDRAFGVTAQQGALVVKEKTFLHAEGMSLSEFRHGNIEVVEPGLPIVVVAAADSIGESRMHADHLASIGAEVYWIGDREASSERIPSDRSLVLPGLDDTAMSQITTVLPLMMLAENIAAMKGYDVDGFRHISKVVGQY; translated from the coding sequence GTGAGTACGAGAATGCGGCAAGAAATTCTGGACACCCGCGAGGTCTGCCTCGCGTTCGCGCGGTCGGATCGTTCGCGGTTCGAGCGCAGCAACCGGGAGCTTCGCGCCCGGGGCCAAGTCATCCTGATGGGGACGGGCGCATCGCTGAACGCCTGCAAAGTAAGTCAATACGCCTTCATGAAGGAAGCGGGAATCCTGCCGCATGTGATGCCGGCGTCGGATGTCTCGCTCCTCGAAAATGTCGCGGATCGCGATACGCTGGTCATTTTGGTGTCGCAATCCGGCGCCAGCTACGAAACGAAGGTCGCGGTCGAATTTTTGAAGCGGCACGGAGTCACTGTCTGGGGCATCACCAATATCGGCGATTCCCCGCTCGCCCTCCAAGCCGACGAAACGTTCCTCATGAACGCCGGCGAAGAGGTCAGCTCCGCCACCAAGACGTACGCCGCGACGCTGTTGATTTTGTACGCCATGGCGGCAGGCGGGAGCGACGCGTTCCTGCGCCGGTTGGCCGAACTGCCCCGCGCCGTGGAGGAAACGCTCGCCGTCAGCGAGAGCAAGATCGCCGCATGGGCGGAGGTCCTGGGCAAGCGCGATAAATTTTACGTGCTGGGCGATCGGGCGTTTGGCGTGACCGCTCAGCAAGGGGCGCTCGTGGTGAAAGAGAAAACGTTCCTGCACGCGGAAGGCATGTCGCTGTCCGAATTCCGGCACGGGAACATCGAGGTCGTGGAGCCGGGGCTGCCGATCGTGGTGGTCGCCGCGGCGGACAGTATCGGCGAATCGCGGATGCATGCCGATCATTTGGCTTCGATCGGGGCGGAAGTGTACTGGATCGGGGATCGCGAGGCGTCCTCCGAGCGGATTCCTTCCGATCGGTCGCTTGTGCTGCCCGGATTGGACGACACGGCCATGTCGCAAATTACGACGGTTCTGCCCCTCATGATGCTGGCCGAGAACATCGCCGCGATGAAGGGGTATGACGTGGACGGATTCCGCCACATCTCCAAAGTGGTCGGTCAATATTAA
- a CDS encoding Sip1-related alpha-galactosidase produces MFTYSEQGLFQESEGRSRQVSGPFGLSVRLDSSGALEALLPDGTERSEGTDRVGRYQEVVCRYRHAEEFVSARLVLRFYGDVLLASVEASTVNSNDFGKQKCFAPESGIVITVSPSETIEGLMANYQHKDWWTRPHFSSDPAALPSRTQSVLWLSESGYRYLLPVVGPVCRTEAAGSVEGFSLRVSPYQDGHIRVNTLAFAMSAGRDPFELVRVSVDAAIHALDMPTLPREAKKYPEILDGLGWCSWDAFYHKVDEKGLLAKADELQKLGLPVAWVMIDDGWSDIRDGKLAAFDADPVKFPQGLGHAIRELKTTYGIPHVGVWHTIAGYWGGIHPESGIAKETRDSLFQVPRGNLVPYPEAGKGFGFWNAWHGYLRRQGVDFVKVDSQSAVLNFFNGQRSIGEAASAAHTALEASVALHFDKTIINCMGMAAENVWHRPNSAVSRNSDDFVPQEKRGFPEHALQNAYNSFYHGAFYWGDWDMYWSRNHDDVQSAVLRSVSGGPIYVSDALEKTDPAKIWPLIYRDGRIIRCDGTANPTEDCLLRNPAEEALPLKLWNTAGATGAGIVAAFHISASAEDVQGSVGPRDVPGLAGERFAVYEHFTGTVSFVGAEERISFQLKEGGYALYTIVPADSSIAAIGLADKYVSSHAVRSFRQENNRAVIGLREGGRFVFAAEAEPKRILCNGEEIRWKKAGDRLYEVDCSGAAGETVIEIELP; encoded by the coding sequence ATGTTCACCTATAGCGAGCAAGGTTTATTTCAAGAATCCGAGGGGCGGTCCCGGCAGGTGTCCGGTCCTTTCGGCCTTTCCGTGCGTTTAGATTCTTCAGGTGCTTTGGAGGCTCTGCTTCCGGACGGGACCGAGCGGTCGGAAGGAACGGACCGGGTCGGCCGGTATCAGGAGGTCGTCTGCCGGTACCGCCATGCCGAGGAGTTCGTCAGCGCAAGGCTCGTCCTCCGGTTCTACGGAGACGTCTTGCTGGCTTCCGTCGAAGCGTCCACAGTAAATTCGAACGACTTCGGCAAGCAGAAGTGCTTCGCGCCCGAGAGCGGCATCGTGATTACCGTATCCCCGTCTGAAACGATCGAAGGCTTGATGGCCAATTATCAGCACAAAGACTGGTGGACGCGGCCCCACTTTTCCTCGGATCCGGCAGCTTTGCCGAGCCGGACGCAATCGGTGCTGTGGCTTTCCGAGTCCGGCTATCGGTACTTACTGCCGGTCGTGGGACCGGTCTGCCGGACCGAAGCTGCCGGCTCGGTGGAAGGCTTCTCGCTGCGCGTCTCGCCGTATCAGGACGGACATATCCGCGTGAATACGCTCGCTTTCGCGATGTCGGCAGGCCGCGATCCGTTCGAACTCGTACGCGTCTCCGTGGATGCCGCCATCCACGCGTTGGATATGCCGACGCTCCCACGAGAAGCGAAGAAGTATCCCGAAATCCTGGACGGACTCGGCTGGTGCAGCTGGGACGCATTCTATCATAAGGTTGACGAAAAAGGTCTGCTGGCCAAAGCGGATGAATTGCAGAAGCTCGGCCTGCCGGTCGCTTGGGTGATGATAGATGACGGATGGTCGGATATTCGGGACGGCAAGCTAGCCGCGTTCGACGCCGATCCGGTGAAATTCCCTCAAGGACTCGGCCATGCGATTCGGGAATTGAAGACGACGTACGGCATCCCGCATGTCGGCGTATGGCATACGATCGCCGGCTATTGGGGAGGCATCCACCCGGAGAGCGGCATCGCCAAGGAGACGCGCGACTCTCTGTTCCAAGTGCCCCGGGGCAATCTGGTTCCTTACCCGGAGGCCGGCAAAGGCTTCGGATTCTGGAATGCCTGGCACGGTTACCTGCGCCGGCAAGGCGTCGATTTCGTCAAGGTCGACAGCCAGAGCGCGGTGCTGAATTTCTTCAACGGGCAGCGTTCCATCGGCGAAGCGGCATCGGCCGCCCATACCGCGCTGGAAGCGTCGGTTGCCTTGCATTTTGACAAAACGATCATCAACTGCATGGGCATGGCGGCGGAAAACGTCTGGCATCGTCCGAACTCCGCGGTATCGCGAAACAGCGACGACTTCGTTCCGCAGGAGAAGCGGGGATTCCCCGAGCATGCGCTTCAGAACGCCTATAACTCGTTCTATCACGGCGCGTTTTATTGGGGCGACTGGGATATGTACTGGAGCCGCAACCACGACGACGTGCAGAGCGCGGTGCTCCGTTCGGTCAGCGGCGGTCCGATTTATGTCAGCGATGCGCTGGAAAAAACGGACCCCGCCAAAATCTGGCCGTTGATCTACCGCGACGGCCGGATCATCCGGTGTGACGGCACGGCCAATCCGACCGAGGATTGCCTGCTTCGAAATCCTGCCGAAGAAGCGCTGCCGCTGAAGCTCTGGAACACCGCGGGCGCAACGGGAGCGGGCATCGTAGCCGCGTTCCACATCAGCGCGTCGGCGGAAGACGTTCAAGGCAGCGTCGGGCCGCGGGACGTTCCGGGGCTTGCGGGCGAACGCTTCGCAGTCTATGAGCATTTCACCGGCACCGTGTCCTTTGTCGGGGCGGAGGAGCGCATTTCGTTCCAGCTGAAGGAAGGCGGCTATGCCCTCTATACGATCGTGCCCGCGGACAGCTCCATCGCAGCGATCGGACTGGCGGACAAATACGTGTCGTCCCATGCGGTTCGCAGCTTCCGGCAGGAGAACAATCGGGCCGTGATCGGGCTGCGGGAGGGCGGCCGGTTCGTTTTCGCGGCGGAAGCGGAGCCGAAGCGCATATTATGCAACGGCGAGGAAATCCGCTGGAAGAAAGCCGGCGACCGGCTGTATGAAGTGGATTGCTCCGGCGCGGCCGGCGAAACGGTGATTGAAATCGAGCTGCCTTAA
- a CDS encoding FAD-dependent oxidoreductase — translation MGLGLTIGETELPVIASVDTAVVGGSFAGLACALELAKAGRRVMVIEPRTYLGRELTATLRPWLSVQGEAERPELIRLVLQDQEPPASRSGFVPLHPDRLKLSLEEALEARGIGLLYASLPVGVETGGGRISGLVIANKSGRQLIRCGEVVDATETALVAGLCGNDVSGSESEARFLRTLEFVGVRFDDGVPDRLPIPAGIGSASGEAVCRRGYRDDGHLCVEFAISAPASNTLEASREREIAGREIGMKLAVHLLREVPAFQKAVLSASSHELYGPFASDAAADPAIPEPKETAARLPGVWSIYLPLLRDGGTACLDAYYGAAAGEGIARWILRQEFEEAYTDHSLSSTLVSEETAADRAWEDADVRIPVLEGRWPMECVTSMRVPTLAPADILVVGGGSGGALASITAAREGMRTLLVDLNPGLGGTGTYGGVDSYWFGRKVGYAERLQEAVLGLQQVLRYKGHKWNLEAKMHALLSQAVDAGVEPLLNAITFGAVTRGNRVCGAVVATRWGPRSASAEAIIDATGDGDVAAFAGAEYVYGSAKDHTVMWYSLAQFQAPDKIQNNFTSMVDVSDVFDYTRAILAGRRRGSGCHDHGIYVATRESRHIVGDTVMKLSDQLLHRRWPDVVNIHFSNHDVKGVSGADWVNVGLIPPNLEIEIPYAMLLPKGLEGILLSGKAVSATHDALPAIRMQADLENLGAAAALAAAAAVRGKTTPRGIDVPALQARLAEEGLLPDSVRDRQLAPIVYGDEDLLRLVDSLEAEQPLYEYSNMRMNEIYRTPIPFVEVCSAGPRIVPFLEKALDGAAGLRRLRIAQALAMHGSNAGVPVLIEKIMKDLNGPELPPRTAEIMYVQLPPDHGAMPDSAYLLYSLAEARDKRSIAVWRRVADLLQPTEEDFKDTWKGIYYFVDAVCQGAERLGDPDAVPVLKRMLEVPLLRGQQTAAGYQPDYFLERRAMLELAIARALARCGSPEGYEILIAYVNDARSLLAKQALLQLKRLSGRDFGKNRHEWRAWLEAGKRRLLPQPASGALDVETNSETLLRQIVG, via the coding sequence ATGGGCTTGGGCTTGACGATAGGAGAGACGGAATTGCCGGTGATCGCGTCCGTCGATACGGCGGTCGTCGGCGGTTCATTCGCCGGGTTGGCCTGCGCATTGGAACTGGCGAAAGCGGGACGCCGGGTTATGGTGATTGAGCCGCGCACGTATTTGGGCAGGGAGCTGACGGCAACGCTGCGTCCTTGGCTCTCGGTCCAGGGGGAAGCGGAGCGGCCGGAGTTGATCCGGCTCGTGCTGCAGGACCAAGAGCCGCCGGCGAGCAGAAGCGGCTTCGTTCCGCTGCATCCGGACCGGCTGAAGCTCAGCTTGGAAGAGGCACTTGAGGCGCGGGGAATCGGGCTGTTGTACGCTTCGCTCCCGGTCGGCGTGGAGACGGGTGGAGGCCGTATTTCCGGTCTCGTCATCGCGAACAAGTCCGGCCGCCAACTGATCCGCTGCGGGGAAGTGGTGGATGCGACCGAAACGGCGCTCGTCGCCGGCCTGTGCGGAAACGACGTCTCCGGTTCGGAGTCAGAGGCGCGCTTTTTACGTACGCTGGAATTCGTCGGCGTCCGGTTCGACGATGGCGTGCCGGATCGGCTTCCGATTCCGGCAGGGATTGGATCGGCCTCGGGTGAAGCTGTGTGCCGACGGGGTTACCGGGACGACGGACACCTGTGCGTAGAATTCGCCATCTCCGCGCCGGCCTCGAATACGCTGGAGGCGAGCCGCGAACGGGAAATCGCGGGCCGCGAAATCGGCATGAAACTGGCCGTTCATTTGCTGCGGGAGGTCCCGGCGTTTCAGAAAGCGGTGCTGAGCGCCTCGTCGCATGAGCTTTACGGACCGTTCGCCTCGGACGCTGCAGCGGATCCGGCCATCCCGGAACCGAAGGAGACCGCGGCCCGATTGCCGGGCGTATGGTCGATTTACCTTCCGCTGCTTCGGGACGGAGGGACGGCATGCCTGGATGCGTATTATGGAGCGGCAGCAGGGGAGGGCATTGCCCGCTGGATCCTGCGGCAAGAATTCGAAGAAGCTTACACGGATCACTCGCTTTCGTCGACCCTCGTATCCGAAGAGACGGCAGCCGATCGTGCATGGGAAGATGCCGACGTTCGAATTCCAGTCCTGGAAGGACGTTGGCCGATGGAATGCGTGACTTCGATGCGCGTGCCCACGCTGGCGCCTGCCGACATTCTCGTCGTCGGGGGCGGATCGGGCGGCGCGCTGGCTTCGATTACGGCAGCCCGCGAGGGGATGCGGACGCTGCTCGTCGATCTCAATCCCGGATTGGGAGGAACCGGTACTTACGGCGGCGTGGACAGTTATTGGTTCGGCCGCAAGGTCGGATATGCAGAACGGCTCCAGGAAGCGGTCCTCGGCCTTCAGCAGGTGCTCCGATATAAAGGCCACAAATGGAACTTGGAAGCTAAGATGCATGCGCTGCTGTCGCAAGCCGTAGACGCCGGCGTGGAACCGCTGCTGAACGCGATCACGTTCGGCGCCGTGACCCGGGGCAACCGCGTATGCGGAGCGGTCGTCGCCACGCGTTGGGGCCCGCGAAGCGCATCCGCGGAAGCGATCATCGACGCGACGGGCGACGGAGACGTGGCGGCTTTCGCCGGCGCGGAGTACGTCTACGGCTCCGCCAAGGATCATACCGTCATGTGGTATTCGCTGGCGCAATTCCAAGCCCCCGACAAAATCCAGAACAACTTCACCAGCATGGTCGACGTCTCCGACGTCTTCGACTATACGCGCGCTATCCTGGCAGGTAGACGGCGGGGCAGCGGCTGCCATGACCACGGCATCTACGTGGCCACGCGGGAAAGCCGCCACATCGTGGGCGACACGGTGATGAAGCTGTCCGACCAGCTGCTTCACCGCCGCTGGCCTGACGTCGTCAACATCCATTTCAGCAACCACGACGTCAAAGGGGTCAGCGGCGCGGATTGGGTCAACGTGGGGCTCATTCCGCCGAACCTGGAAATCGAAATTCCTTATGCGATGCTGCTGCCGAAAGGGCTGGAAGGCATTCTTCTTTCCGGCAAGGCGGTCTCGGCGACGCATGATGCCCTGCCCGCCATCCGCATGCAGGCGGACCTCGAGAATCTCGGCGCTGCGGCAGCGTTGGCGGCGGCAGCCGCCGTCCGCGGGAAAACGACGCCCCGAGGCATCGACGTACCGGCGCTGCAAGCCCGGCTAGCCGAAGAGGGCCTGCTCCCGGATTCCGTCCGGGACCGGCAGCTCGCTCCGATCGTCTATGGCGACGAGGACTTGTTGCGGCTTGTCGATTCCCTGGAGGCGGAACAGCCGTTATACGAATACTCCAACATGCGGATGAACGAAATTTACCGGACGCCGATTCCGTTCGTGGAAGTCTGTTCGGCCGGTCCCCGCATCGTTCCGTTTCTCGAGAAAGCACTGGACGGGGCGGCAGGACTCAGACGGCTGCGGATCGCCCAAGCGCTCGCGATGCATGGCTCGAACGCCGGCGTGCCGGTATTGATCGAGAAGATCATGAAGGACTTGAACGGCCCAGAGCTTCCTCCCCGGACCGCGGAGATCATGTACGTCCAGCTTCCGCCGGATCACGGCGCGATGCCCGATTCGGCCTATCTGCTCTATTCGCTGGCGGAAGCCAGGGATAAACGGAGCATCGCGGTATGGCGTCGCGTCGCGGATCTTCTTCAACCGACGGAAGAAGATTTTAAGGATACTTGGAAAGGCATCTACTACTTCGTGGACGCCGTTTGCCAAGGGGCCGAGCGTCTCGGCGATCCCGATGCGGTGCCGGTGCTGAAACGCATGCTCGAGGTTCCTTTGCTGCGCGGTCAACAGACGGCAGCAGGCTATCAACCGGATTATTTCCTCGAACGGAGGGCGATGCTGGAACTGGCGATCGCCCGGGCTCTTGCGCGCTGCGGCAGCCCGGAAGGTTACGAAATCCTGATCGCGTACGTGAACGATGCGCGTTCCCTTCTTGCCAAACAAGCGCTGCTTCAATTAAAGAGGCTGAGCGGCCGCGATTTCGGGAAAAACCGGCACGAATGGCGGGCATGGCTGGAAGCCGGCAAGAGACGCCTGCTTCCGCAGCCGGCATCCGGCGCCTTGGACGTGGAAACGAACAGCGAAACGCTTTTGAGGCAAATCGTAGGTTGA
- a CDS encoding beta-N-acetylhexosaminidase produces MKIHLTGNLGGMEEGLHMLIGQLGIELDPEGIELEVEPSDEDMLEVACEGGKGRIRFRKPVHFYRALGLWVQSRRERETFRHVERPRFETNGAMIDVSRNAVLTVDSVKRLLRSMALMGLNRLMLYTEDTFEVREYPYFGYMRGRYTQEELRECDDYAAALGIELVPCIQTLGHLTEALKWNYAADIRDTPDILLAGAEKTYAFIRDMIRAASAPLRSRTIHIGMDEAHQLGLGRYLDLHGYRKRFDIMNEHLKRVVDICAEFGLSPMIWSDMYFRLGSKTGGYYDLNAEVSADVIAEMPNNVQFVYWDYYHGDAEFYRAFIRKHKEFGSVPVFAGGVWTWGSMAPNYGKTIITTEAALRACKDEGVRDVFATLWGDNGAETSVFTGLAGLQLFAEHGYADEVDRAELAKRFRLCAGGELEDHLALNEFDETPAVSEGNMHESNPSKFLLWQDVLVGLYDENVKPFPMREHYAKLAERMSLAAGRAGEWNRHFEFYAQLARVLERKADAGIRLKAAYDERNRETLGQVGAELAALAGETDLLRKQHRAVWMAENKPFGWEVVDIRYGGLLARLETASQRVRDYMDGTIDGIDELEADRLFYDAPWKMPQGALGRGAYHRIVTAGAFL; encoded by the coding sequence ATGAAAATTCACCTTACGGGAAATCTCGGCGGCATGGAGGAAGGCCTGCACATGCTGATCGGGCAACTCGGGATCGAACTCGATCCGGAAGGCATCGAACTGGAAGTGGAGCCATCGGACGAGGACATGCTCGAAGTTGCCTGCGAGGGCGGCAAAGGCCGGATCCGTTTCCGGAAGCCTGTGCATTTCTATCGGGCGCTGGGATTATGGGTACAATCCAGAAGGGAACGGGAGACGTTCCGGCACGTCGAGCGGCCCCGGTTCGAGACGAACGGCGCGATGATCGACGTGTCCCGCAACGCCGTCTTGACGGTGGACTCGGTCAAACGCCTGCTCCGAAGCATGGCGCTCATGGGATTGAATCGCCTGATGCTGTATACGGAGGACACCTTCGAGGTGAGGGAATATCCGTATTTCGGCTACATGCGGGGGCGTTATACGCAAGAAGAGCTGCGCGAATGCGATGATTACGCGGCGGCCCTCGGCATCGAGCTCGTTCCGTGCATACAGACGCTTGGACATTTGACGGAAGCCCTCAAGTGGAACTACGCGGCGGACATCCGCGATACGCCGGACATCCTGCTGGCCGGCGCCGAGAAAACTTACGCGTTCATCCGCGACATGATCCGCGCGGCTTCGGCGCCGCTGCGCAGCCGGACGATCCATATCGGCATGGACGAAGCGCACCAGCTTGGTTTGGGCCGCTATTTGGACCTCCACGGCTACAGGAAGCGGTTCGACATCATGAATGAGCATTTGAAGCGAGTCGTGGACATTTGCGCGGAGTTCGGGCTCTCCCCGATGATTTGGAGCGACATGTATTTCCGGCTCGGATCCAAAACCGGCGGCTACTACGATCTCAACGCCGAAGTGTCGGCGGACGTCATCGCCGAAATGCCGAATAACGTTCAGTTCGTTTATTGGGATTACTACCACGGGGACGCCGAGTTTTATCGGGCGTTCATCCGCAAGCACAAAGAATTCGGTTCCGTACCCGTATTCGCGGGCGGCGTATGGACCTGGGGGAGTATGGCGCCCAACTACGGCAAAACGATCATCACGACGGAAGCGGCTCTTCGCGCATGCAAAGATGAAGGCGTGCGCGACGTGTTCGCCACCCTGTGGGGCGACAACGGAGCGGAAACGAGCGTCTTTACCGGACTGGCGGGGCTGCAGCTGTTCGCCGAGCACGGTTATGCGGACGAGGTCGACCGCGCCGAACTGGCGAAGCGGTTCCGCCTATGCGCGGGCGGCGAGCTGGAGGATCATTTGGCGTTGAACGAATTCGACGAGACGCCGGCCGTATCCGAAGGCAACATGCACGAGTCGAATCCGTCCAAGTTCTTGTTATGGCAGGACGTGCTTGTCGGCTTGTACGACGAGAACGTGAAACCTTTCCCCATGCGCGAGCATTACGCCAAGCTGGCTGAGCGAATGTCGCTGGCGGCGGGCCGGGCGGGAGAATGGAACCGGCATTTCGAATTCTACGCCCAGCTGGCCCGGGTTCTGGAGCGCAAAGCGGATGCCGGAATCCGGCTGAAAGCGGCTTATGACGAACGAAACCGGGAGACGCTCGGACAAGTGGGCGCTGAGTTGGCGGCCTTGGCCGGCGAGACGGATCTTCTGCGCAAGCAGCACCGGGCGGTATGGATGGCGGAAAACAAACCGTTCGGCTGGGAAGTCGTCGACATACGGTACGGCGGTTTACTGGCGCGGCTGGAGACGGCTTCGCAGCGGGTCCGGGACTACATGGACGGCACGATCGACGGGATCGACGAGCTGGAAGCCGACCGCCTATTCTACGATGCGCCATGGAAAATGCCGCAAGGGGCACTCGGCCGCGGCGCCTACCACCGCATCGTAACCGCCGGCGCTTTCCTATAA
- a CDS encoding sensor domain-containing diguanylate cyclase translates to MLQREEGFEPILDIQEMFTFIAEKSQNIISSYSADGIFTYISPSVKALLGYTPEEVIGRPATDFNHPEDNIKLRGFRDTFVIDQDTVRFTGRVRHKNGQYRWFETTVEYIREPSENIIQTIGVGRDITDRKEAEETISFLAYHDALTDLPNRRLFTDHVREKLVEHAGLHGLMLLDLDGFKCVNDTFGHDVGDLLLTEAAKRLKNTVGDRGFAARWGGDEFTIFLARLSQREELEEFIRRIEEVISEPFLIEGHSLSVRASIGSSLYPEDGESVESLIRKADSGMYRVKNREKKP, encoded by the coding sequence ATGTTGCAGCGAGAAGAAGGTTTCGAACCGATATTGGACATTCAGGAAATGTTCACGTTCATCGCGGAGAAATCCCAAAACATCATTTCTTCATACTCAGCGGACGGCATATTTACTTATATCTCTCCGTCCGTGAAGGCTCTGCTTGGTTATACGCCTGAAGAGGTCATCGGAAGGCCGGCAACGGACTTCAATCACCCGGAAGACAATATCAAATTGCGGGGATTCCGAGACACCTTCGTGATCGATCAGGATACGGTGCGATTTACCGGACGCGTACGGCATAAAAACGGGCAATATCGCTGGTTTGAGACGACCGTGGAGTATATTCGCGAACCGTCAGAAAACATCATTCAGACGATCGGCGTCGGGCGTGACATTACGGACCGCAAAGAAGCGGAAGAAACCATTTCGTTTCTCGCTTATCACGACGCTTTGACCGATCTGCCGAACCGGCGTTTGTTTACGGATCACGTTCGCGAGAAGTTAGTCGAACACGCCGGTCTTCACGGATTGATGCTGCTGGATTTGGATGGATTTAAATGCGTGAACGATACGTTTGGACATGACGTTGGCGACTTGCTTTTGACGGAAGCGGCAAAAAGGTTGAAAAATACGGTGGGAGACAGAGGGTTCGCGGCTCGCTGGGGCGGGGATGAGTTTACGATTTTTCTCGCCCGCCTCTCCCAAAGGGAAGAGTTGGAGGAGTTCATTCGCCGGATTGAGGAAGTCATTTCCGAGCCATTTCTGATTGAAGGCCATTCGCTGTCCGTTCGCGCAAGCATCGGCTCCTCGTTGTACCCCGAAGATGGAGAATCCGTGGAGTCGCTTATCCGCAAAGCCGATTCCGGGATGTATCGCGTGAAAAACCGGGAGAAAAAGCCGTGA
- a CDS encoding DinB family protein, which yields MYQSLQEFQADWAHESSLTLKVLSVLTDESLKQAVSETKGRTLGQLAWHVATSVTGMFGAGGVQVDAPGFAAPVPNRAQEIVDCYRKASEGAAAALREQWTDAKLSEKLLLFGSIDTTYAGLLNLIIRHVIHHRGQMTILMRQAGLVPPGVYGPNEEENAAMRANH from the coding sequence ATGTATCAATCTCTGCAGGAATTTCAAGCCGATTGGGCGCACGAATCCTCGCTCACGCTGAAAGTGCTCTCCGTCCTGACCGACGAGTCCTTAAAGCAAGCCGTATCCGAAACGAAAGGCAGAACGCTGGGGCAATTGGCGTGGCATGTGGCGACAAGCGTCACGGGCATGTTCGGAGCCGGCGGCGTGCAGGTGGATGCACCGGGCTTCGCAGCTCCCGTGCCGAACCGCGCGCAAGAAATCGTTGACTGTTATCGGAAAGCAAGCGAAGGCGCCGCGGCCGCGCTTCGGGAACAGTGGACCGACGCCAAGCTGTCGGAGAAATTGCTGCTGTTCGGATCGATCGACACCACCTACGCCGGATTGCTGAATCTCATCATTCGCCATGTAATCCATCACCGCGGACAAATGACGATCCTGATGCGGCAAGCCGGCCTCGTTCCTCCGGGCGTTTACGGACCGAACGAGGAAGAAAACGCTGCGATGAGAGCAAATCATTAA